One Ignavibacteria bacterium genomic window carries:
- a CDS encoding CPBP family intramembrane glutamic endopeptidase — translation MNISAFIKQHSIITYFVLTFAISWGVVLFSVGGLDGLPGTVEQFEILLPYVVLAMLLGPSVSGILLTKMLYGKEGIHKLFLRLLTWRVKIKWYIIAVFTAPILTVITLFLLSLTPGIFSADNKILHFTLGVITGLAAGCFEELGWTGFAIPQLRQHYSIFVTGIIVGFLWGAWHFIVTLWGSSSTIGTLSLWLYLPGLLFSFLPPYRILMVWIYDRTQSLLIAMLMHASLTASVRIFDPLAISGMSLVAYNLVLGIAFWGVVAVISFKSKIFLQNRKLQEN, via the coding sequence ATGAATATCTCAGCTTTCATAAAGCAACATTCTATAATTACTTATTTTGTATTAACATTTGCTATTTCATGGGGAGTGGTATTGTTTTCCGTTGGAGGTCTTGATGGACTGCCCGGCACCGTTGAACAATTCGAAATATTACTACCTTATGTTGTTTTGGCAATGCTTTTGGGTCCAAGTGTATCAGGCATTCTTCTGACAAAAATGCTTTATGGAAAAGAAGGCATACATAAATTATTCCTAAGATTATTAACATGGCGTGTAAAAATTAAATGGTATATTATCGCTGTCTTTACAGCGCCAATTCTGACAGTAATTACACTCTTCCTGCTTTCATTGACACCCGGAATATTTTCAGCAGATAATAAAATTTTGCATTTTACATTAGGTGTGATTACGGGACTTGCAGCAGGATGCTTTGAGGAACTGGGTTGGACAGGATTTGCTATACCTCAATTAAGACAGCATTATAGTATATTTGTCACAGGGATTATTGTTGGATTTTTATGGGGAGCATGGCATTTCATAGTAACTTTGTGGGGAAGCAGTTCGACAATAGGAACGCTTTCTTTATGGTTATATCTTCCGGGTTTACTTTTCTCTTTTCTGCCGCCTTATCGTATACTTATGGTTTGGATTTATGACCGCACACAAAGTTTACTTATTGCTATGTTAATGCACGCGAGTCTGACAGCCAGCGTTCGAATCTTCGACCCTTTAGCAATATCGGGAATGTCTCTGGTGGCTTATAACCTTGTGCTTGGTATTGCATTTTGGGGTGTCGTTGCAGTGATATCATTTAAGAGTAAAATATTTTTACAAAATCGAAAATTACAAGAGAATTAA
- a CDS encoding YciI family protein, protein MKKYLLFVILSLLCFDTAFSQDSTQTKKEEEWKMRTYYMVFLKSNPNHGITDKEKLTEIQKGHLDNIGRLFEEGKLVLAGPFLDKQDVRGIFILKVDSEEEAKALVDTDPAVIAGTLTMEIRPWYGPNTIIIKNE, encoded by the coding sequence ATGAAGAAATATCTTTTATTTGTTATTCTTTCCCTTTTATGTTTTGATACAGCATTTTCTCAGGACAGCACGCAAACCAAAAAGGAAGAGGAATGGAAAATGCGCACCTATTACATGGTTTTCCTTAAGAGTAATCCGAACCACGGCATTACCGACAAAGAAAAGCTCACGGAAATTCAAAAAGGGCATCTGGATAATATCGGAAGACTTTTTGAAGAGGGTAAGCTTGTGCTTGCAGGACCATTTCTTGATAAGCAGGACGTTCGCGGGATTTTTATTCTTAAAGTTGATTCTGAAGAAGAAGCAAAAGCGTTGGTCGATACCGACCCCGCGGTCATTGCCGGCACATTGACTATGGAAATTCGACCGTGGTACGGACCTAACACCATTATAATAAAGAATGAATAA
- a CDS encoding DoxX family protein — MKNFLFSVKSFSADFGLLVMRVSLSLVLILMHGLPKFENYGVISQRFFDPIGFGPATALSLSIFAELFCASLVVLGFMTRLSTLVIVINLSVAFFGFHYFDPFAKKELAFIFMMMYFTLFILGPGRISIDGAINRPKGSKS, encoded by the coding sequence ATGAAAAACTTTCTTTTTTCAGTAAAATCGTTTTCAGCGGATTTCGGACTCTTGGTAATGAGAGTTTCTCTTTCCCTTGTTTTAATTCTTATGCACGGGCTGCCGAAATTTGAAAATTATGGCGTAATTTCCCAAAGATTTTTTGACCCTATTGGTTTTGGACCCGCAACCGCGCTCTCACTTTCTATTTTTGCGGAATTATTTTGCGCAAGTTTGGTAGTTTTAGGTTTTATGACAAGATTATCTACGCTTGTAATAGTAATAAATTTGAGCGTGGCGTTCTTCGGATTCCATTATTTTGACCCGTTTGCCAAAAAAGAGCTCGCATTTATATTTATGATGATGTATTTCACGTTGTTTATTTTAGGTCCGGGCAGAATTTCAATAGACGGCGCAATAAATCGTCCAAAAGGCAGCAAAAGTTAA
- the nusA gene encoding transcription termination factor NusA, which yields MRSEIIEAFSQMAKQKSIDRDILEGVIKDSFRKMMEKRYGLEANFEVIVNMDRGNIEIYLYKKIVDSVNDPNLELTVEQAKAISDEDFEVGDDYAEELSIEDFGRRSVLNLKQNLNQKLREIEKEVTFNEYKKLVGEIIVSEVYQIKPNSILLMHNGHEVIFPKSEQIPKEKYKKEDTVRAIIKSVEKRQSGPPLIIVSRADDEFLKKLFELEIPEIYDNIIEIVGIAREPGERAKVSVYSNDERIDAVGACVGMKGIRIHSIVRELSNENIDVINYTDDSTLYIQRALSPAKIDDIVLDKDEKVAKIYADKDQFSLIIGRNGQNIKLASRLTGYTIDVVKPEEEEKPEEEEVEEGVMLDEDDDENDEDVNEEVQEEVNEESSEESDEADDESSEESEEAGEDEKEESVEEKPKKEKKSGTRKKKEKETK from the coding sequence ATGAGATCAGAGATAATAGAAGCATTTTCGCAGATGGCGAAACAAAAAAGCATTGACCGGGATATTCTGGAAGGAGTAATAAAAGATTCTTTCAGGAAAATGATGGAAAAAAGATACGGGCTCGAAGCTAATTTCGAAGTTATCGTAAATATGGACCGCGGAAACATTGAAATTTATTTATATAAAAAAATTGTTGACAGCGTAAATGACCCGAATCTTGAACTGACTGTCGAACAGGCAAAGGCAATCTCTGATGAAGATTTTGAAGTCGGTGATGATTATGCGGAAGAGCTTTCTATCGAAGATTTCGGAAGACGTTCGGTTCTAAATCTGAAACAAAATCTTAATCAAAAATTAAGAGAAATAGAAAAAGAAGTAACATTTAATGAATATAAAAAACTTGTTGGTGAAATTATTGTGTCTGAAGTTTATCAGATAAAACCGAACTCGATTTTATTAATGCACAACGGGCACGAGGTGATATTCCCTAAAAGCGAGCAGATTCCGAAAGAAAAATATAAGAAAGAAGATACCGTAAGGGCAATCATAAAGAGCGTTGAGAAGAGACAATCAGGACCTCCGCTTATTATTGTATCAAGAGCAGATGATGAATTCCTGAAAAAATTATTTGAGCTCGAAATTCCTGAAATTTATGACAACATTATCGAAATCGTCGGCATTGCAAGAGAGCCGGGCGAAAGAGCAAAAGTTTCGGTTTACTCAAACGATGAAAGAATCGATGCCGTCGGTGCATGCGTAGGCATGAAAGGAATTAGAATCCATTCCATCGTTCGCGAGCTCAGCAACGAAAATATTGACGTTATAAATTACACAGATGATTCGACTTTATACATCCAGCGAGCCTTATCTCCTGCTAAAATCGATGACATAGTTCTTGATAAAGATGAGAAGGTTGCAAAAATTTATGCAGACAAAGACCAATTCAGTTTAATCATTGGCAGAAACGGCCAGAATATTAAGCTTGCTTCACGTCTTACAGGATACACAATTGACGTTGTAAAGCCTGAAGAAGAAGAAAAACCTGAGGAGGAGGAAGTCGAAGAAGGAGTTATGCTTGATGAAGATGATGATGAGAATGATGAAGATGTAAATGAAGAAGTGCAAGAGGAAGTAAATGAAGAAAGCAGTGAAGAATCAGATGAAGCTGATGATGAAAGCTCTGAAGAATCTGAAGAAGCAGGCGAAGATGAAAAAGAAGAGTCCGTTGAAGAAAAACCAAAAAAAGAAAAAAAATCAGGAACAAGAAAAAAGAAAGAAAAAGAAACAAAATAA
- the infB gene encoding translation initiation factor IF-2 — translation MTTETKDKKIKLMKLVSEINISKQDIIDYLTTIGISKVTVNTSLDSETVRKVKSHFKKDIEEKQHHEEKLKKFSDINNVVFSEIEEIKLKEEEDKKRKEEEERIRKIVDEENRKKEEERQKQELSAYLQLEKQKKEAEEKKKSEKAKKKTDEPGKEEQSKAKPEFKQTGKPKTDKSFFRDDFKKREDFKKPSSDTASKDGDRQINKKPDFRKPFDKSKVKPRVEKVTIKDIKAAKKKPGEGEGTEFKERKFEKPGGGKPFNKEGGFTPAPGSGSKFSDKDKEKKKTESEYEKKKKAKLLKGHRAKDITQKEIDDAIRETFAKIEEDSASSARVLARKRKKKERLEEEQKQIELAEQRKNIIKVTEFLSTSELATLVNVPVADLIKKCFDLGMMVSINQRLEKDLIILLAEEFGFKIEFVSEYEEEILEDAPDPEDKLVSRPPVVTVMGHVDHGKTSLLDYIRKANVVAGEAGGITQHIGAYTVTLDSGKRISFLDTPGHEAFTAMRARGGQAADIVVLVVAADDSVMPQTVEAINHALAANVPIVVAINKVDKPDSNIDKIKQQLADKGVLVEEWGGKYQSVEISAKFGKNIDTLLEKILVEAEVLDLKANPDRLARGVVLEAKLDKGKGIVATMLIQKGTLNVGDVFICGVNSGKIKAMFDEREHKLDAAGPSQAVQVLGFDGMPQAGDIFIELETERESKEIAIKRQQLKREQDFRQHRLITLDDISKQIKEGKQVELKIILKADADGSAEALTDSLQKLTTPEAKVIVIHKAVGQITESDVLLAEASKAIIIGFNVRPNLSARQLAEKNQIDIRLYSIIYNVIEEIKQALEGMLEPDIEEKVTCTVEVREVFKVPKVGLVAGCYVQDGKVTRNTNVRLLRDGFEIFKGKISALKRFKDDVREVETGFECGISLENFNDVKVGDIIEGFELVEIKRKLSTT, via the coding sequence ATGACAACAGAAACGAAAGATAAAAAAATTAAGTTAATGAAGCTTGTGTCGGAGATTAATATATCCAAACAGGATATTATTGACTATCTGACTACAATAGGTATCAGTAAAGTTACGGTAAATACTTCACTTGACAGTGAAACTGTCAGGAAAGTAAAATCTCATTTCAAAAAAGACATTGAGGAAAAACAGCATCACGAAGAAAAGCTCAAGAAATTTTCCGATATTAATAATGTCGTTTTTTCGGAAATAGAAGAAATTAAATTAAAAGAAGAAGAAGATAAAAAACGCAAGGAAGAAGAAGAAAGAATAAGAAAAATTGTTGACGAAGAGAACAGAAAAAAAGAAGAAGAAAGGCAGAAGCAGGAATTATCGGCATATCTCCAGTTAGAAAAACAGAAGAAAGAAGCCGAAGAGAAAAAGAAATCGGAAAAAGCAAAAAAGAAAACCGATGAGCCGGGAAAAGAAGAGCAGTCAAAAGCCAAACCTGAGTTCAAACAAACCGGTAAGCCAAAAACAGACAAATCATTCTTCAGGGATGATTTTAAAAAGAGAGAAGATTTCAAAAAACCTTCATCGGATACCGCTTCAAAAGATGGTGACCGTCAGATAAACAAAAAACCCGATTTCCGAAAACCTTTTGACAAATCAAAAGTAAAGCCGAGAGTTGAAAAAGTAACGATAAAAGACATAAAAGCTGCTAAGAAAAAACCGGGAGAAGGCGAAGGCACTGAGTTTAAGGAAAGAAAATTTGAAAAACCGGGCGGAGGAAAACCTTTTAATAAAGAAGGTGGATTTACACCTGCACCGGGCAGCGGGTCGAAATTCTCAGATAAAGATAAAGAGAAGAAGAAAACCGAATCGGAATACGAAAAGAAAAAGAAAGCTAAGCTCTTAAAAGGTCATCGTGCAAAAGATATTACACAAAAAGAAATCGATGATGCCATCAGGGAAACATTTGCAAAGATTGAAGAAGATTCCGCAAGTTCTGCACGGGTTCTTGCAAGAAAGAGAAAGAAAAAAGAACGCCTTGAAGAGGAACAAAAACAAATTGAGTTAGCCGAACAGAGAAAAAACATTATTAAAGTAACCGAGTTTCTTTCCACATCCGAGCTTGCAACTCTTGTAAATGTTCCTGTGGCAGACTTAATAAAAAAATGTTTTGACCTTGGAATGATGGTTTCCATTAACCAACGTCTTGAAAAAGATTTGATAATTCTTCTTGCAGAAGAATTTGGATTTAAAATTGAGTTTGTATCGGAATATGAAGAAGAAATTCTTGAAGATGCGCCGGACCCTGAAGATAAGCTTGTATCAAGACCTCCGGTCGTTACTGTTATGGGGCACGTTGACCACGGTAAAACGTCTTTGCTTGACTATATAAGAAAAGCAAATGTTGTTGCAGGTGAAGCAGGCGGAATAACACAGCACATCGGTGCATATACAGTTACGCTTGACAGCGGAAAAAGAATCAGCTTCCTTGATACTCCGGGTCACGAAGCTTTTACGGCTATGCGTGCGCGCGGCGGACAAGCAGCGGACATCGTTGTGCTTGTTGTTGCTGCTGATGACAGCGTTATGCCGCAGACAGTTGAGGCGATTAATCACGCGCTTGCAGCAAATGTTCCGATTGTTGTTGCGATTAATAAAGTTGATAAGCCGGACTCAAATATCGATAAGATAAAGCAGCAGCTTGCCGACAAAGGCGTGCTTGTTGAAGAATGGGGCGGTAAATACCAGTCGGTTGAAATTTCCGCAAAGTTTGGAAAAAATATCGATACGCTTCTCGAGAAAATTCTTGTCGAAGCCGAAGTTCTTGATTTGAAAGCAAATCCTGACCGTCTTGCAAGGGGTGTTGTTCTCGAAGCAAAGCTCGATAAGGGAAAGGGTATTGTTGCTACGATGCTTATTCAAAAGGGAACACTGAACGTTGGTGATGTGTTCATTTGCGGAGTGAACTCCGGAAAAATAAAAGCAATGTTCGATGAACGCGAGCATAAGCTTGATGCAGCAGGACCTTCTCAGGCAGTTCAGGTGCTTGGCTTTGATGGAATGCCGCAGGCAGGTGACATATTCATAGAGCTTGAGACAGAAAGAGAATCAAAAGAAATTGCAATCAAGAGACAGCAGTTGAAACGCGAACAGGATTTCAGACAGCATCGTTTGATTACACTCGATGATATTTCAAAACAAATTAAAGAAGGTAAACAAGTCGAGCTTAAGATTATATTGAAAGCAGACGCTGACGGCTCTGCGGAAGCGTTGACGGATTCATTGCAGAAGCTTACAACCCCTGAAGCAAAAGTTATTGTAATACATAAAGCAGTCGGACAGATTACCGAATCAGACGTATTGCTTGCTGAAGCATCGAAAGCAATTATCATTGGCTTTAATGTTCGTCCAAACCTGAGCGCAAGACAGCTTGCCGAGAAAAATCAGATTGACATAAGGCTTTACAGCATAATTTATAATGTAATAGAGGAAATCAAACAGGCGCTCGAAGGTATGCTTGAGCCGGATATCGAAGAAAAAGTTACCTGTACGGTTGAAGTCAGGGAAGTATTCAAAGTTCCGAAAGTTGGACTTGTTGCAGGATGTTATGTTCAGGATGGCAAGGTTACGAGAAATACGAATGTACGCTTATTAAGAGATGGTTTTGAGATTTTTAAAGGAAAGATTTCGGCTTTAAAGAGATTTAAAGATGACGTACGTGAAGTTGAAACAGGATTTGAGTGCGGTATCTCACTTGAGAACTTTAACGACGTCAAGGTCGGAGATATTATAGAAGGATTCGAGTTAGTAGAAATTAAGCGTAAGCTTTCCACAACATAA
- the rbfA gene encoding 30S ribosome-binding factor RbfA — MSIRTERVAEEIKHQINTAMSKDLAELHLGLVTVTKVVMSPDLKIAKVYLTFLGSKETPERAIAKIDNRKKHIRYELGKKLKLKFTPDILFFYDDTAEYADHINKILNDIKK; from the coding sequence ATGAGCATAAGAACAGAACGCGTAGCAGAGGAGATTAAGCACCAGATTAACACCGCAATGAGTAAAGACCTCGCCGAACTTCATCTCGGATTAGTAACGGTAACTAAAGTCGTAATGAGTCCCGACTTAAAAATTGCAAAAGTATATCTCACTTTTCTTGGAAGTAAAGAAACTCCTGAAAGAGCTATCGCAAAAATTGATAATCGAAAGAAACACATAAGATATGAGCTTGGGAAAAAGTTAAAACTAAAGTTTACTCCCGACATATTATTTTTTTATGATGATACTGCTGAATATGCAGACCATATAAATAAAATTCTGAACGATATTAAGAAATAG
- the truB gene encoding tRNA pseudouridine(55) synthase TruB, whose protein sequence is MSERFHNPELDNKIILVDKPLNRTSANVLNILRRQLGIKKLGHAGTLDPKATGLLIVCTGRMTKSINEFIDYDKEYTGIIRIGAVTECYDTEKEEKDFKDTSFVTDELLEDVRKKFVGEIKQMPPMHSAIKMNGKPLYKLARKGKEIERKPRDIFIENFLIKRLSETEVYFDITCSKGTYIRSIANDFGEALGTGGYLKELRRTRVGKFIMEDFPDAVEDIKYKILEAQA, encoded by the coding sequence ATGTCCGAAAGATTTCACAACCCGGAATTAGATAATAAAATTATTTTAGTCGATAAACCGTTAAACCGAACGAGCGCTAATGTCCTTAACATTTTGCGCAGACAGCTTGGAATAAAAAAACTCGGTCACGCGGGCACGCTTGACCCGAAAGCAACGGGACTCCTCATTGTCTGCACAGGCAGAATGACAAAGAGCATTAATGAGTTTATAGATTACGACAAAGAATACACCGGCATAATAAGAATCGGAGCTGTTACCGAATGCTATGACACCGAAAAGGAAGAAAAAGATTTTAAGGACACTTCATTTGTAACTGATGAACTTCTTGAAGATGTTAGAAAAAAATTTGTCGGTGAAATTAAACAAATGCCCCCTATGCATTCTGCGATAAAAATGAACGGAAAACCGCTTTACAAGCTTGCGCGAAAAGGAAAAGAAATCGAAAGAAAGCCGAGAGATATTTTTATCGAAAATTTTTTGATAAAGAGATTGAGCGAAACGGAAGTTTATTTTGACATCACCTGCTCGAAAGGAACATATATAAGAAGCATCGCAAATGATTTTGGTGAAGCGCTCGGAACAGGCGGTTATCTCAAAGAGCTAAGAAGAACAAGAGTTGGAAAGTTCATAATGGAAGATTTTCCTGATGCTGTCGAAGACATAAAATATAAAATCTTGGAAGCTCAGGCATGA
- a CDS encoding peptide-N-glycosidase F-related protein yields MKIILLMIFVLFSSNLFAQKVTLPVFQKNTIQFGDSSNQGSVIVSDKGRIISKKVILPVIEKPVQITVRMILKSAGDRWDRFGSVYLYTPTGNIELLKFMTGFGVGNKKVPERVNVGPWADEMECVNDISELYPLLKGGVVINAMIDTWVNPGWEITFEIIYTPNELAKNPDFVIPLINTTGQYPDYKVFDAGGIFDTLDITQQFSELKLYYYSSGHGGDSAGDEFNKKENIISINGSQAFTVIPWRDDCRIFRRYNPTSSKWEGDIWSSDLSRTGWCPGDMSLPFVYDVNNLFHQGQNTFNVNVINSERLSETLDYWNISAYLIGYK; encoded by the coding sequence ATGAAAATAATTTTACTGATGATTTTTGTTTTATTTTCTTCAAATCTCTTTGCACAGAAAGTTACCCTCCCCGTTTTTCAGAAAAACACGATTCAATTTGGCGATTCATCCAACCAGGGAAGCGTTATAGTTTCTGATAAGGGAAGAATTATTTCAAAAAAAGTTATTCTTCCTGTTATTGAAAAACCTGTACAAATCACTGTAAGAATGATTTTGAAATCCGCAGGCGATAGGTGGGATAGGTTTGGAAGCGTTTATCTTTATACTCCAACCGGTAACATCGAACTATTGAAATTCATGACAGGGTTCGGAGTCGGAAATAAGAAAGTGCCTGAACGCGTCAACGTTGGACCTTGGGCTGATGAAATGGAATGCGTGAACGACATCTCCGAGCTTTACCCTCTCTTGAAAGGCGGTGTTGTAATCAATGCAATGATTGATACATGGGTAAATCCCGGCTGGGAAATTACTTTTGAAATTATTTACACACCAAACGAACTTGCCAAAAATCCGGATTTTGTAATTCCGCTTATAAATACAACCGGGCAGTATCCTGATTACAAAGTTTTTGATGCCGGCGGAATATTCGACACACTTGATATAACGCAACAATTTTCAGAATTAAAATTATATTATTATTCTTCAGGACACGGCGGTGATTCTGCCGGTGATGAGTTCAATAAAAAAGAAAATATAATTTCGATAAACGGCTCTCAGGCATTTACGGTAATCCCGTGGCGTGATGATTGCAGAATTTTCCGTAGATATAACCCTACGTCCTCAAAATGGGAAGGAGATATCTGGAGCTCTGATCTAAGTCGCACCGGGTGGTGTCCCGGCGATATGTCTCTGCCGTTTGTTTATGATGTCAATAATTTATTTCATCAGGGTCAGAATACTTTTAACGTAAATGTTATTAACTCTGAACGATTATCAGAGACACTCGATTACTGGAATATCTCCGCTTACTTAATCGGCTATAAATAA
- a CDS encoding GNAT family N-acetyltransferase — protein sequence MITFSEVKTDEQLNELAAIASKIWNEHYPAIIGQVQVDYMLAKMYNVDAIKEQIAQGQTFIAAYDGSEMLGFLSYSVKDKKDYFIHKWYVDVSKHSKGIGRGLFDYVFKDLEYSTIRLTVNRHNIKPINFYFKMGFKIEKIINIDIGEGFVMNDFMMLKEKPTH from the coding sequence ATGATAACTTTTTCTGAAGTAAAAACAGACGAACAACTAAATGAGCTTGCAGCCATTGCAAGCAAAATCTGGAATGAACATTATCCTGCAATCATCGGACAAGTGCAAGTTGATTACATGCTTGCCAAAATGTATAATGTCGATGCAATTAAAGAACAGATTGCACAGGGACAAACTTTCATTGCCGCTTATGATGGAAGCGAAATGCTTGGATTTTTATCATACAGCGTTAAAGATAAGAAAGATTATTTTATTCACAAATGGTATGTCGATGTTTCAAAACACAGCAAAGGAATCGGCAGGGGATTGTTTGATTATGTTTTTAAAGATTTAGAATATAGCACAATTCGATTAACAGTTAATCGACATAACATTAAGCCCATTAATTTTTATTTCAAGATGGGATTTAAGATTGAAAAAATAATCAACATCGACATCGGCGAAGGATTTGTTATGAATGATTTTATGATGCTTAAGGAAAAACCAACCCACTAA
- the pheS gene encoding phenylalanine--tRNA ligase subunit alpha, protein MLDKLQNIQSEIEAEKANVTDANTLEAFRLKYLSRKGLFNDLFEEFKALDKTQKGQTGKILNELKNSAQEFFDIKTDEFGKSLKSSDENIDLSLPGYTYNEGTKHLITQALEDISNIFRKIGFNIYDGPELEDEFHNFDALNTPAHHPSRDMQDTFFIKRNQGDKDNYVLRTHTTPGQIRIMEMYKPPVRFILPGKCYRNEDVSARSLEMFHQVDGIYVDKNVSFRELKSTIEYFAREFFGKDLKIRMRPSYFPFTEPSAEVDVECYLCKGQGCRICKHTGWLEILGCGMVDPNVFKAVGIDPEVYTGYAFGMGIERTLMVKYGIPDIRMFYENDVRFLKQFK, encoded by the coding sequence ATGCTCGACAAACTACAGAACATACAATCCGAAATAGAAGCTGAAAAAGCTAATGTCACCGATGCGAATACACTTGAAGCATTCCGTTTAAAATATCTCTCTCGTAAAGGACTTTTCAATGATTTATTTGAAGAGTTCAAAGCTCTCGACAAAACTCAGAAAGGTCAGACAGGGAAAATTTTAAATGAGTTAAAAAATTCCGCACAGGAATTTTTTGATATCAAGACTGATGAGTTTGGTAAATCTTTAAAATCATCAGACGAAAATATTGATTTATCATTGCCGGGTTATACTTATAATGAGGGAACAAAACATTTAATCACACAGGCGCTTGAGGATATTTCGAATATATTCAGAAAAATCGGATTTAATATTTATGATGGTCCTGAGCTTGAAGATGAGTTTCATAATTTCGATGCATTGAATACACCTGCACATCACCCGTCACGCGATATGCAGGATACCTTTTTTATAAAGAGAAACCAGGGTGACAAAGATAATTATGTTTTAAGAACTCATACTACACCTGGGCAGATTAGAATAATGGAAATGTATAAGCCCCCGGTGAGATTTATACTTCCGGGCAAATGCTACCGCAACGAAGACGTTTCTGCAAGAAGTTTAGAGATGTTTCATCAGGTTGACGGGATTTATGTCGATAAAAATGTTTCATTCAGAGAACTCAAAAGCACGATTGAATATTTTGCACGCGAATTTTTTGGGAAAGATTTAAAAATAAGAATGCGTCCGAGTTATTTTCCGTTCACCGAACCGTCTGCGGAAGTTGACGTTGAATGTTATTTATGCAAAGGTCAGGGATGCAGAATCTGCAAGCATACCGGCTGGCTTGAAATCCTCGGCTGCGGAATGGTTGACCCGAATGTTTTTAAAGCTGTCGGCATTGACCCTGAAGTTTATACAGGTTATGCTTTCGGAATGGGTATTGAAAGAACCTTGATGGTGAAATACGGCATACCCGATATAAGAATGTTTTATGAAAATGACGTGAGATTTTTGAAGCAGTTTAAGTAG
- the rplT gene encoding 50S ribosomal protein L20: MPRSKNKVASKARRKKVMDSAKGYWGARSKVYTVAKNAVDKGLSHAYKDRRLKKRVYRSLWITRINAAARMNNTSYSQLMNALNKKNIDINRKTLADLAYNNIEAFNEIVKFANA, translated from the coding sequence GTGCCACGTTCAAAAAATAAAGTAGCTTCAAAAGCCAGAAGAAAAAAAGTTATGGACTCTGCAAAGGGTTACTGGGGAGCCAGAAGCAAAGTATATACAGTAGCTAAGAATGCTGTAGATAAAGGCTTATCACATGCATACAAAGACAGAAGATTAAAAAAGAGAGTTTACAGAAGCTTGTGGATAACGCGTATCAACGCTGCCGCAAGAATGAACAACACTTCTTACTCTCAGTTGATGAACGCATTGAACAAGAAAAACATTGACATCAACAGAAAGACTCTCGCTGACTTAGCTTACAACAACATTGAAGCATTCAACGAAATAGTGAAATTTGCAAACGCATAG
- the rpmI gene encoding 50S ribosomal protein L35, whose product MPKMKSNRGAAKRFKKTSGGKIKREKAFRSHILTKKSPGRKRHLRSATLVSEADSKRVKRMILAE is encoded by the coding sequence ATGCCAAAAATGAAAAGCAACCGCGGAGCGGCAAAGAGATTCAAGAAAACTTCCGGCGGTAAAATCAAAAGAGAAAAAGCATTCAGAAGCCACATTCTCACGAAGAAGTCACCGGGAAGAAAGAGACATTTAAGAAGCGCAACGCTTGTATCGGAAGCCGATTCAAAGCGCGTGAAAAGAATGATTCTTGCCGAATAA
- the infC gene encoding translation initiation factor IF-3 translates to MRDKRYKERINQDIRVPQIRVIDDNGDSLGVMNTSDALKLAQSKQLDLIEIAPNSKPPVCKISDYGKYNYERQKREKQTKKHTAQLEMKEIRFNPNTDKHDIEFKTKHLHQFVIDGHKVKATVTFKGRMITHPEFGRKLMDDIIAKLDDVSKLEAPPRMEGKQLIAYFTPDKNKIQTYKAKEQKEQKLKEKTESKEQKETKSESSQLNQEQV, encoded by the coding sequence ATCCGAGACAAGAGATATAAAGAACGAATAAATCAGGACATAAGAGTCCCACAGATTAGAGTGATTGATGATAACGGTGATTCGTTAGGAGTGATGAATACTTCGGATGCTTTAAAATTAGCTCAGAGTAAACAGCTTGACTTAATTGAAATAGCACCGAATTCAAAACCGCCGGTTTGCAAAATTTCCGATTACGGTAAGTATAATTACGAAAGACAGAAGCGCGAGAAGCAGACAAAGAAGCATACTGCACAGCTTGAAATGAAAGAAATCCGTTTCAATCCGAACACGGATAAACATGACATCGAGTTTAAGACAAAGCACTTACATCAGTTTGTAATAGATGGACATAAAGTAAAAGCGACTGTAACATTCAAAGGCAGAATGATTACACATCCTGAGTTTGGAAGAAAGCTAATGGATGACATAATTGCAAAGCTTGATGATGTAAGCAAGCTTGAAGCCCCTCCGAGAATGGAAGGAAAACAGTTGATTGCGTATTTTACTCCTGATAAGAACAAGATACAAACTTACAAAGCTAAAGAACAAAAAGAACAGAAGCTGAAAGAAAAAACTGAAAGCAAAGAACAGAAAGAAACGAAATCAGAAAGCAGTCAATTAAACCAGGAACAAGTATAA